The genomic DNA CCCCGTCACGTTGCCGCCTTGCCCCACCCGGGCATAGATGTCGGTGAGGCCTAAGGTGGCGCACAGCTCGGTGGTCTGGGGGTTGGCGTTGTAGCTGGGGGCCGAGTGGTACTGGGGGTTGCCAGGGTCATAAGCGGGCACGGTACGACTGAAGTTGTCCGGGATGGCGAGCTCGCCGCTGAGCTCTTCTACCACCTTCATCATTGCTTCGTCGGAAACGCCAAAGTTCCACCTAACGGACACCAAGCCGGGTGGTAAAACTACTAGTAGaccacacaacattaggtacacctgcacaatctataCCTCTTGTATTGGATCTCATTACATCAGAAGTGTCCAAAGTCTGAACGCTTATTCAAAagtacaaaaccaaacatgtcgTCCACATCCTTCAGTTTTTCCTCTTGCCTTGGTTTCAACACACAtgcattagatcaggggtcaccaacgcggtgcccgcgggcaccaggtagcccgtaaggaccagatgagtagcccgctggcctgttctaaaaatagctcaaatagcagcacttaccagtgagctgcctctattttttaaattgtatttatttactagcaagatggtctcgctttgcccgacatttttaattctaagaaagacaaaactcaaatagaatttgaaaatccaagaaaatattttaaagacttggtcttcacctgtttaaataaattgattaatttttttactttgcttcttataactttcagaaagacaattttagagaaaaaatacaaccttaaaaatgattttaggatttttaaacacatatacctttttaccttttaaattccttcctcttctttcctgacaatttaaatcaatgttcaagtaaatttattttttttattgtaaagaataataaatacggtaagttttaatttaattcttcattttagcttctgttttttcgacgaagaatatttgtgaaatatttcttcaaacttattatgattaaaattcaaaaaaattattctgccaaatctagaaaatctgtagaatcaaatttaaatcttatttcaaagtcttttgaatttcttttaacattttcgttctggaaaatctagaagaaataatgatttgtctttgttagaaatatagcttggtccaatttgttatatattctaacaatgtttagattggattttaacctatttaaaacatgtcatcaaaattctaaaattaatcttaatcaggaaaaattactaatgatgttccataaattatttttttaattttttcaaaaagattcgaaatttttagctagtttttatcttctttttttaggttgaattttaaagagtcgaaattgaagataaactatgtttcaaaatttaattgtcatttttttcgtgttttctcctcttttaaaccgtttaattaagtgtaaatgtcattaattattaataataacagagttaaaggtaaattgagcaaattggctatttctggcaatttatttaagtgtgtatcaaactggtagcccttcgcattaatcagtacccaagaagtagctcttggtttcaaaaaggttggtgacccctgcattagatggTGCAGCTGTACCTAATGAAAAAGAAATACGTGCGTGTACCGTTCGTGCAGGCCATTGTTCTCAGGAGGGTTCCAGGGATGATGGGTGGTCCTCTGCAGATCGTTTGTGGCCTTTAGAATGGCGAGCCACTCTGGGTCGTACTCCAGATCCTCGGCTGAACCGTCCCTCTCCGGAACGTCCACAATCTAAAAGGGCAGCATCATTGCTTAGAGCTCCCGCCCTTTACATGGACGACGTACTTCGACACGTTATCTCACCTGCAGGAACTGCCGATAGGGCAGGCACTTATCCAGCGACAGGAATTTGGTGACGCGTGGCGCGGCGTTGGCTTTAGGCTAGCGATCATTTAGGAGAGACGGCTCGTAAACTCAAATCAAGTATGAGGAATAAGGAACAGCTCAGGGTAACCGCCAGTCTCACCGGATGCTGCACCAGGGCAGCAAATTTGACGTGAAGATGCGCCGAGAACCAGTAGGTGGGCTGCAGGTGGTCCAGCAGCTCGGCGGCGGCGGGGCTGCCCAAAGAGTTGGACTCCACTTCGTGACGCAGAAACTTCTTCTTGCGCAACAGTTCCTCAGTGTGGCCGTGGTGGTAGACCCCCCGGGGCCAGTCGTGGCTCATGAAGATGTCCACCGGCATGCGGATCTGATGTAGGAatgaacatttttgttttgttttcatggaGGATTTACTTTAATCTCTAGAAGCTAATAAAAAAGCATGGTGACCTTGCCTGGGTtaggcacactgcaaaaactgaaatctaagtaagattaaatatctcaaataagggtgatatttgcttattttctgtctgataagataattcttctcactaaacagatttcatgttagagtgttttacttgttttaagggttttggtcctaaatgatctcagtaagatattacagcttgttgctgagatttgatgacctatattgagtaaaacatgcttgaaacgagaatatcaactgttgcaaagctgtgtcatcaacactcacaagtataaaactacttttttaaagtaataatttcttaatttaagcatgaaataaaaaatcatgactttgacacaattgtgtctcattttaaaacagatgacagacaTTCCacttttttgccttaaaaaactcTTTGGTTGCTTTTGCAGTCATTGTCCAACTGCATTGTGAAGCGCCGTccaatgagttttgaagcatttggctgaatatgagcagataatattgccccaaacacttcagaattcattctgctgcttttgtcagctgtcacatcatcaataaatataagagatccagttccactggcagccatgcatgctactaccaccaccatgcttcactgatgaggtgctatgctttggatcttgagcagttccttcccTCCTCCATACTCTTCTCTTTCCATCATTCTGGTACAAGTTGATCTTTGTCTCATCTGTCCATAAGATGTTGTTCCAGAACTGCACAGGCTCTTTTACATGTTTCTTGGCAAACTCTAATCTGCCCTTCCTGTTTTTAAGGCCCACCAATGGTTTACACCTTGTGATGAAACCTCTGTGTTTCCTCTGGAGAAGTCGTCTCTTAATTGTTGACTTGGACACAGATACACTTACCTCCTGGAGAGTTTTCTTCATCTGGCCAGCTGTTGTGAAGGGCTTTTTCTTGACAAGGGAAATGATTTGTCTGTCATCCACCACACTTGTTTTCCGTGGTCTTCCAGGTCTTTTTGTGTTGCTGAGCTCAGCAGTGTGTTCtctctttttaagaatgtaccaaacagttgatttggccacacctaatgtttttgctatctctctgatggctttgttttgatttttcagcctaatgatggcttgcttcactgatagtgccagctctttggacttcatattgagagatgacctccccagattccaaatgaatataccacacttgaaatgtcatctaggccttttatctgctctttataaatgaaataaatggaaaaaaaaacaagggaATAACACAAACGTGGCCATGGAACAGCTGAGTAGccaattgtccaattacttttggtcccttaaaaagtggaaggcacatataaaatgtgttgtaattcctacaccgttcacctgatttggatgtaaataccctcaaattaaagctcaaagtctgcacttaaagcacatcttgattgtttcatttcaaatccattgtggtgttgtacagagctggaatactgaaaattgtgtcaatgtccaaatatttatggacctaactgtagtagtacagttggcacagtacagtaaactgacagttaatatttaaacatttcacatgtgacatttctaacaattttgaacagaaatagttcatgcacattcagatgaattcttcaaaattacaattaaaaacattttggccgggggccgggctgtttatatgcgcactaattgactgaaagagcatgcacttggcgcgatgatgtcatgttatcgatggaaaaatgcatttttagaccatatgatttgcctgagcggctaggagaccccgagagtaacaagcggttgccttgttgcctttccattaagaaaaataaattagtttttagtgtaagtttgctggtttcaagaaatgtaatgccgagcgcatatcattatgtcaagataatggcactagcatttacttatttaagaatatttttcaacatattgagcaaaaagatctctttttttttctatcaagaaaagtgcacttgttattagtgagaatatacttattttaaggtatttttgggttcattgaagttagctaattttacttgttttggaaaatcttgacaagccaaatgttcttgttctattgtcagaagcagctgctgaacaatgtcggcaaacctccgtcctccattgttgtatcacgcagccaaagtgtttccaaacgggagatcttaacgaggcaggagggtcttccaactctggcttttacatgttgtcgctgctagcatgccgtgtgttgtgcctcggtgtgcattgtttacacaacgtgcggtacgctacttaatatgtccgtgtggaaactcgttcggtacacctccgaaccaaaccgaaacccccgtaccgaaacggttcaatacaaatacacgtactgttacacccctagctgCAATGCATAGCTGCTTGCTGATGTAAGAATGCTGCAACTGCATTAAAAATTGTCGTAGTTGAGGGCTGTGCAAATTCAGCGATCGATGATTACCTGCTTTAGCTTGAACACCTCGATATTTCGGACGTGATAGACGCTTCTCAGGGTTTCAGGGTTGTATGGAGGGAATTCATGGTGACCTGCAAGGGCAAACACGCCTGATAAGACACACGGCTCGGACCATTTATGCTCATCCGTTTTCTGAGTGAAGAAAAAACTCACCTCTTCTGTAGTCGTGGGATTTGAAGATCCCTGACACGCCTCCGATTCGGACCCCCTTGTAGCGGACAACGCCAGCATAACCTACAGACATCACATCCGTCATTAGGTTTTGTTTGAAAATATGAGATATATTGTCAGATGGTCCCTACCCAGATAATAAATATTGGGCGCCACCCAGCCTCCGTAAGGCAGCTCCTGCAGGTGATTAGAGGCCTCGTGGTTACCGCCGATGAAAATGGTTAGAATTGGAGCCTTTTTCTCTCCAGAAAAGTACctgcaaaaaacatgttttaaaatagtTTCCCTTGTGTCCTTTTTATAAGGTAGGTGAATACACGAGAGGCACTGACTTGTAAAAAGTCTGCATGGTTCTGTACTTGGCAGGCACCGCCATGCACTTGAGGTCGCCTTCGTTCCTCACGGCCTGGAAGTCCCCACAGCAAAGAAGAAGATCCACCTTGACGTCTTGCTTCTTCTCCAGGTAGGCGATGGTCTCATAGATCTTGTCCAGCTCGCCATGGCAACAACCCTCCACAGCAATCTTCATGCTGTTACGGACTGCTCAGCTCCTAGCTGAATGCTGTTCAGGAATCGCTGGAGGCACAATTAAGATCAATCTTAATTTCAAAGAGGTCCACAAAGTCACTTCACAACTTTCTCCAACTCCAACTATTTTGTACTAAAGCAAAGTGACGAATCCAATCGTGTTCCAATATGGAAAGCCAATATTAAAGTTGTTTCCGAATCATTTAGTGAAATGAAGCAGATCAAAACGGTTTCATTTGGGCTGCTATTCAAAGATTTGGCATCCAtttttcccctttatttagatttttttatgatTACTTTATTGCAATGATTTTTTACAAAATTATACAATATCTTGTCGTGTTTTGCCCCTTTGTTAAGGAAATTAAcaataattacagtggatgtcatgtattaaaaaaagaaaataaaaaagttaaaaaaaaagaaaataatagtaatacaaaaaaagaaagaaaagtttTTGTTTGGATTTGATATTTTTGCCCTTGCTCACAACACATTATAAAAGGGACTGTCGGTGTAGCTTGTCGTTTCAACCCTATACAGTAGATGGGATTGTAACTCTTCTTCTTACCTTACAAGCATCTGCTCATCAATATTAAAGCTATATCAGACAAAGCGCTAAGCAATAAAaggatatcaacatatatcgcgatagacatgtaatCAATATCAATACAAAACGTGTTCAAtaacacgtttaatatgttttatttattttttgtcggaAGAAGCTGGAAGGTGCAaatcaaggttggttgcatgaacaaaggcactcgctctctggtaaccgagcaatgaAGGAAGTGAtcgctgatcagtgggagtgacacactgacagccaatcaggtaacggtatctaccgtatttttcggactataagtcgcagttttttttaatagtttggccgggggtgcgacttatactcaggagcgacttatgtgtgaaattattaacacattagcgtaaaatatcaaataatattatttagctcattcacgtaagagactagacgtataagatttcatgggatttagcgattaggagtgacagattgtttgttgtttgataaacgtatagcatgttctatatgttatagttatttgaatgactcttaccataatatgttacgttaacataccaggcacgttctcagttggttatttatgcctcatataacgtacacttattcagcctcttgttcactattctttatttattttaaattgcctttcaaatgtctattcttggtgttgggttttatcaaataaatttcccccaaaaatgcgacttatatatgtttttttccttctttattatgcattttcagcaggtgcgacttatactccggagcgacttatactccgaaaaatacggtagccatATACATTGCGTTGTGGAACGTTTATATATGGTAACGTCACTACATTTATTTGTCATTGATGTGGTACATATAAATTCTACATCGCTAGCAAGGGCGTCTGTTTCCTCTTCATTCACCgtgttttttctttttggaacatgtactatacatatgtgtacagctccactaatggacatgggagtgttactttcaaatgcAAAATTAaggtattgctagaaacataattttatatgggactttattgtattatatgtatagtacatgttccaaaaagaaaaaagcataaaacaccaccagaattagagatattacaagtcaaagtgatgaagcttagtgttacgctcatgacttggtgtaactaaacattaccctataagatgatggcaattgcattttattgatatttgaaatgtattcaatgtttataaatgaatatttaaatatactaaatgtaaaaaagggaataaatattcaaaataatatcattaaattaaatctagtttggttacgccatcatgagcgcaacacaaggttgtaaaagtttcaactacaattctaaataagatgtcaaaagcaaactgaaatcaaatacacacagcttaaagattgatcaatacctatttaaagttagtaatacataaatatgagttatcaaaatataaaagaaatatacctgaacagaacgctcatgatggttacaccaaaaagtaacgctatgaatcgcgtttttccaagtttttggggcatttttatgctatttccaagcatctcctttttattatcattgattttaaatggtcaaactaatgcatattatatatgcatgccctagtaaacaaacgaaaagtcatatttattttgattgttacattttgaagtacatttgtgcaggtgggtgcgaatgtacccattaccagagctgtacacatagtgaaactggaaatggtgatgtatcatgttgtgtgcatgcatgttccaaataaactcaaactccacTCAACTCAACAGTATTGTGAGGAAGTGATATGATTTTAAGGGAATTCTATGACATCGACACAATCCTTTTCTATCCATATTAACTTAGATTTGGCTACATAAAAGGCCCAACATCTTGTAGTTTATTGTTTGGTTTACTTTCATTTATCTGAAAAACGAATGTGAAACATTGGAGTAGACGCGTTTTAGTAGTATGAATGCACGTCTTTTGCACCCACGTTGCCGGTgcgattattattttattaagcaCGAATAACACAGAAGATGCGGACATAACTACTTACATGGACGCACGAAGGAACGCAGGGCACATCGGTTGGAGTTTACACACCGCAAAGTTGCCAAGTTGCGATGTAAAAACGCATGTTTTGATGAAGAACTGCAAATGCAGGGCTACGAAATTTCCCACCCCGGAAAAAACAGCTCAGTGCGCCTGCGCAGTATGTCAACAACCAGGCGCCAAGTTTGTGATCACCGGGAGTAGATTCGACGCTTATCAATAGAAAGCCGTTGGAGGAcgcatttatatattttatagccACATTTAAgattttaacatatatatatctatatttatgtACAAAAATAATACACCTTTTTTCTTTTGTCGATCATTGTACATGTGACGAATCTGCTTTAAAGAGGCCACCGTACGTCACGTTCACACGACTGCCTGTCAGGCAACACGCTAAGTTAGCAGTGTTACTTTGAAGCCTCGTAATTACATTCATGCCCGCAGCGACATAGTGCACACGTTTTTAAAACTAATTAAAAACGAAACCTTGGATTTGCTTTATTCAGcaacattttctttaaaaaagaaaaaaaaaagaaaaagccgctTAAAGCTGTTCTGGGGGGGGCGGAGTGTCTGCAAAGTGTTGCGCCGATTGGGGCGCTCCATCGGGGGACGAGAGATGGCGTGCTTGTTGGAGGCCCCTCTCCGCATCAGTGTGCTGTCTGTGAGTGCCACTCTTACGTATTACATTGGTAGTTTGTAGTTCCACTGTGCCCCCATTCTTGTTATGACTGCTTCCCACCAACAAGTCGACACAAGTCCGGAGTCGTCAAAACTAGAGCAACCGCTTGTGTCCTCATGTTAGCATCCATGCTAAGCGGTCCGCCTCCTGTGGGTGCTTACCTCAAAGTGAGTACTCGTTTCAAGCACACCGCTCGCACGGACAGGCGGGGATGTTCGGGAACACGACACACAACGGCGATGGCTACGTCTACTCGCCCCTTCGGCTCGTTCGGCGAGTCTAACCGAGCCGACGACAGAGCTGTCAGTGTCACCCGGAATAGGATAGCGGCTAACCGCTACGAGTTGTCACAAATGTTTATTCTAAGAAAAATCCAACCGTTGCTTGCACATTTCTTAAATACGTACATTGATTCCTCTAATTTTCCACAATTTCTTCACTAATGTTGAAGTCAGCTATGAATGTGACGTGAAGCGAAAGCCGGTGGCAGGTGCTCTTCTTACGCTAACTAGCAGTTAGCCGCAGCTGAGTTAGTCATTTGCTGTAATCATGAATGAACGGCCAAAGCTGCAATCGGAATGACcacattaatatttattttctatgGTCGTGGTGGACTGCCACAATGCTTTTCTGATGTTGCTTActtgacaacaagctatccatacactttggtaaaacagaatccatcctatttggggccaacattgattgattgattgattgaaacttttattagtagattgcacagtacagtacatattccgtacaattgaccactaaatggtaacacccgaataagtttttcaacttgtttaagtcggggtccacttaaattgattcatgatacagatatatactattttcataatacagtcatcacacaagataatcatcacagtatagacaatgaattatttacattatttacaatccggggtgtgggatatggagaggggggagggtgtttaggattggttggtatcaacacttcagtcatcaacaattgcatcatcagagaaatggacattgaaacagtgtaagactgacttggtaggatatgtacagcaagtagtggacacggAGAgaaagatcagaaagtataagtgtctacatttgattatttacaatccgaagaggtaaaagtgggtgacattgttatcaccaggaaagatgaggtcacctacctaggatccattctagaggctaatctttcctgtgataaaatggcaaccaagttaatcaaaaaggtcaaccaacgaatgagatttctctgTAGAATCtcatctctggtcaacaaaagcaccatgaagatcctagcgggaactctcattcaaccctttttcgattacgcatgcgcctcctggtaccctagcacctccaaaaccctcaaatctagactccaaacatcccagaacaagctagtcagattacttctagacctccaccccagatcacacctcactcctacccacttctccaaagtgggctggctcagggtggaggacagagtaaaacaacttgcgctgagcctagtctataaaatccgctacacctccctgataccggagtacatgtcaaactacttccttaatgtaaatgaccgccataaccacaacaccagggggagctccactaaccacgttaaacccagattccgatctaacaaaggtctaaactcattctctttctatcccacatcaatatggaatgcgctcccaacaggtgtaaaagaaagggcatctctatcctccttcaaaaccgcactaaaagaacacctccaggcaacatcaaccctaaactaacaccccccttcctcatcatacctcttcggattgtaaataatcaaatgtaaataatcagatgtagacactttttcttatacttcctgatctctctctctgtgtccactactcgctgtacatatcctaccaagtcagtcctacactgttcaaatgtccatttctctgatgatgcaattgttgatgactgaagtgttgttaccaaccaaacctaaccccccacccccctccaaatcccacaccccggattgtaaataatgtaaataattcaatgtatatactctgatgattatcttgtgtgatgactgtattatgaaaatagtatatatctgtatcatgaatcaatttaagtggaccccgacttaaacaagttgaaaaacttattcgggtgttaccatttagttagtggtcaattgtacggaatatgtacttcactgtgcaacctactaataaaagtttcaatcaatcaatcaatcaacgacaTTACTGGGTGACACCGTGTTGAAGATTCTGCTGTCACTGACAATAACACAACTTTGATAGTGTTGTCACATGCAGCTGCAGGGGGACAATCTAGCACAGCTTCTATTAACCCGCCCGAGTGCAGGGTAGCCGTTTTACCTGCTTTTGTGTTTATCTTTATATTCCACCTTTGCTTTCTTTCCACCGCTGCAGTCACGAGGTTAAACTGAAGGAAAGAAAACCATACTGTTGTTTGTGTTCATTTTGACATAGTGTAttaacacatccatccattttctactgcttgtaaattggaaaatgggttatacttgtatagcgcttttgcaccttcaaggtactcaaagtgctttgacactatttacacattcacccattcacacactgatggcaggagctgccgtgcaaggccctaaccacgacccatcaggagcaaggatgaagtgtcttgctcaaggacacacggatcgtgacgaggttggttgaaggtggggattgaaccagtaacccttaggttgctggcacggctactctcccaactgcgccacgccgtcccccaaatTTGGGTACACTAAAGTCAGAGTTGATCCGGAAGACCCCTTCCCACACGTCATTCGGGACTCGACTGGAAAATGAtttagacctttttttttttgtcttgtcccgttcggggtcgcggggggtgctgcagcctatctcagctgcattcgggcggaaggcggggtacacactggacaagtcgccacctcatcacagggccatcacagatagacagcatgaattgatttacgtggaccccgacttaaacaagttgaaaaacttatttagggtgttaccatttagtggtcaattgtacggaatatgtactgaactgtgcaatctactaatacaagtttcaatcaatcaatccatcagcattcacacactagggccaatttagtgttgccaatcaacctattcccaggtgcatgttttttggaggtgggaggaagccagagtatccggagggaacccacgcagtcacgcggagaacatgcaaactccacacataaagatcctgagcccgggattgaactcgggaccttcttattgtgaggcacacgtgcTGCCTTGTATCAACACATCTGGGCCTAAAATTACCCCAAAACTTCAAACGAGAGTAGGGAAATTGTCTCTAAAAACTTCTAAAACGAggataatttgtgtctttattacaaaagcttttttttgacactgaattcagAGAAGGTATTTTGTTAACATCAAATTATTGCGACAATTGCATTGAAAAAGATGGTAGCAAAAtgcgtgtttaaaaattcagtttataaaaatacATTGGAATCTTTTCTGTAGTTTTGAAATGTTTATTCTTTTGTATTATGCCTAGGTAACTGCCTTTTTATGCTTTTTTGCAAGACCTATGtcacttgacacctcattggcttgttctgagacaggatcaatTGCTTTAATCTTAATTTACAGGAAGttggtcttgctttttgaagcagcaaattctTCTACACTTTTTACACTAAATTGTTTAACACTATATGTTATACCCATGCATTTGCTAACACATTTTATtcaaatgaaattgtcagcataatttgatgtaaaaaaaattcagttcacaaaattgtaACGCAGAAAAAAGAGCTTTCGTTAaatacacaaattaacctccatacaaTGAACCCctcttaaaaataataatgcaaatatCTAACTcaggccttgcgatgaggtggcgacttgtccagggtataccccgccttccgcccgagtgcagctgggatagggtcCAGCAATCCCcgcaaccccaagagggacaagcgttagaaaatggatggattgatggatagttAACTCAAATACACTATTTGCAtcttgctcacagttacatttttcaaaacaaaaaatatgtcaaGAACAACAGCTGGCTAACAGTAAGGCTGTATTTTTGCTTCATCCTTCACttaaagcgtgagtgaagaatgcacaACTGACCTGATACGTCTGAAagggatgatacagtattatctgctcacagatgctacctggagGTTGTTTGAGTGCATTGCAGCTAGCCCTGGATAGTCCCTCTCCTAAATGCCTaa from Entelurus aequoreus isolate RoL-2023_Sb linkage group LG10, RoL_Eaeq_v1.1, whole genome shotgun sequence includes the following:
- the dbr1 gene encoding lariat debranching enzyme translates to MKIAVEGCCHGELDKIYETIAYLEKKQDVKVDLLLCCGDFQAVRNEGDLKCMAVPAKYRTMQTFYKYFSGEKKAPILTIFIGGNHEASNHLQELPYGGWVAPNIYYLGYAGVVRYKGVRIGGVSGIFKSHDYRRGHHEFPPYNPETLRSVYHVRNIEVFKLKQIRMPVDIFMSHDWPRGVYHHGHTEELLRKKKFLRHEVESNSLGSPAAAELLDHLQPTYWFSAHLHVKFAALVQHPPKANAAPRVTKFLSLDKCLPYRQFLQIVDVPERDGSAEDLEYDPEWLAILKATNDLQRTTHHPWNPPENNGLHERWNFGVSDEAMMKVVEELSGELAIPDNFSRTVPAYDPGNPQYHSAPSYNANPQTTELCATLGLTDIYARVGQGGNVTGAQGGEEEEEEDDKASGDDEPSEYPTDTSSMSNSFNPDEITIEDEWEEELESGSDPKPLGEDAALTPRMVLPPPKFEVSPIPMSSLMDLPPPCHSTPSTAHLHSGVEVDAEGGDADTAVPRAPKRTSDEASSNVSGTTTPRIKRRNQIIYTRVEDECDD